The genomic segment CGAGCTGGTCTTTAGGAAAAATGGTCAATTCTTTAAAGTTATCCCGTAGAATGTTATTCTTAAATTTCTTGTGTCTGCAGGAGAAAGACTGTAGGTTTGCCCTGTTTTTCGAAGTTTTTCATCTTGAAAAGGAACGGGTGCAGAATTATGGAAGGAATTGATCTGAGTTTTCAGATATTTATTTTTCTCTTTATTGTTGGTGCGGTGGCAGGACTTGTTGATTCTATAGCAGGAGGAGGTGGACTCATTGCCCTACCGGCCCTCCTCTTTGTCGGTCTGCCCCCACAGCTTGCTCTGGGAACCAATAAATTGCAGGGTTGTTTTGGCACTTTTTCTGCAAGCTATAACTTTGTTAGAACAGGCCATGTCTCCCTGCGCGGGGCCTCCTCGGGTATAATCTTTACCCTCTTGGGGGCTGGGCTTGGTGCTTGGCTTGTTCAGCAACTCTCAGCCGGTTTTACCCAGTACCTCATCCCGGTCATGCTCTGTATCGTTTTTCTCTATATCATGCTCTCTCCCCGCCTTGGTTTTGAAGAGAGGGGGGCCAAGATGTCGATATTTGCCTTTAGCCTGGTCTTTGGTATGTCTCTTGGTTTTTACGATGGATTTTTTGGTCCCGGCACAGGTTCTTTTTGGACAATGGCCTGCATGACCATGATGGGAATGAATATGACCCGAGCCTCGGGTTATACAAAGATAATGAACTTCACCCAGTAATATTGCGGCACTTTCTCTTTTTGTTGCGGGTGGGAATGTCTGTTATTCAGTGGGCCTGACCATGGCTCTGGGGCAGATACTGGGGGCATCCGTGGGTTCCCATCTTGCTATTAAAAACGGAGCAAAATTTATCCGCCCCGTTTTTTTGGCAGTTGTTTTTCTTACTATTACCAGACTCATCTATAATCAAATTTCTCCTGCAGGCTAGGCAGGGAATTATTTTTTTCCTTCACATTCTGGGCAAATGGTTTTTATAAAACGATCTTCACCATTTTTTTCTATAAGTTCAAGGTAGTCATGCCATGTTCCCTCGTCAATATCTTCAATTTTGTGGCATTTTTCGCAGACGGTGAGGCTGTCCTGCAGGGTGTCGAGTTGATTGATGGCATTTTTTAATTCAGTGACGGTGGAGGCAAGCATGTCCTGACTGCGAACAAGGCGATCGGCAACACGTACTCTGGCCCGCAATTCATCACTGTTAAAGGGTTTGGTGATATAGTCATCGGCGCCGGCATCAAAACCAAGCAGTATATCATTTTTGCTGCCGTGAGCGGTTAGCAGTATAATATATGGAGGGTTTTCGCTCTCCTGTTCCCTCAGCCTTTTGCATACTTCCAGTCCATCAACTTCGGGCATTTCCCAGTCAATTATGGCAATCCTAGGTGCCTCTCCACGACCAAAAAGCTCCATGGCCTCTTTTCCATCCTTAGCTTCCAGAACGTCGTAGCCCCAATTTTCTAAACTTACCTGCACCATTAGTCTTGTTACAAGTTCATCTTCTGCCACAAGCACTTTCATAGTCGTCACCTTGTCGTTAAATAAAAAATAATATCCACCATACAATACAGAAGACCTTACAGTAAAAAGGTTCTATTGTTCCATGTTTTTTTGCTGAGGCCTATTTATCTTCATAGACTAAGAGTAGGTCTGGTAAGCCCTGTTCTCTTCCCCCAAAAGATGGGAAAATGGGGTAGGGGAAAAATATATATTTTTAAATTCAGTTGAATAGCGGTTAATTTTTTTGCTACCCTTAGCTTACAGTAGAATGCATTTTTCAGGATTTGACCATCCGCAATAGATAGGGAGGATGGAGCAAACCAACCTTTCACCTTGGTACATTTTTTATGAAAACCTTTTGTATAAAAAAAGGTCTTAATATTCCCATTAAAGGTGTTGCTGGGCCGCAAATACGGCAGGGAAAAGTTGTAGATAAAATAGCTTTGATTGCCGATGATTATGTTGGCCTGAGGCCAACTATGAAGGTTGAGGTTGGTGATAAGGTTATCTGCGGTCAACTTCTCTTTACCGATAAGCAAACGCCCGGTATTCGCTTCACCGCCCCGGCAGCAGGCACGATCAGCGCAATTAACAGGGGGGGGAAACGTAAATTTCTCTCTCTGGTGATTGATCTCGCCAAGGATCTTGCCTGTACATTTCTTCACCCTGAAGATGTTTATACGTCTGAAAGTATTGGTGATATTCTTATTCAGTCTGGACTGTGGACATGCTTTCGGACCCGGCCCTATGGCAAGATTCCCGGCATAGAGACAAGCCCCCATTCACTTTTTATTACGGCAAGTGATAGTGCACCTCTGGCTCCCTTGCCCCAGAGCATTATCGCTGAATACAGCGATGAGTATAGTGAGGGACTCAGGCAGCTTCGGGCATATTTCTCCTGTCCCATATATTACTGTACCAATCAGGAGGCGTTGCTCCCCGCCGAGGAACTGGAGGGGCTTGATTACAACTGTTTTCTGGGGCCTCATCCGGCAGGACTTGCCTCGACTCATATTCATTTTCTTGACTCCGCCAGCGAAGATAAGACCGTCTGGAATATATCCTATCAGGATGTTATTTCCATTGGTTATCTCTTTCGTACGGGCCGCCTGATGACAGAGAGGATCATTGCCATTACCGGTCCGTCAGCTCGTCAGCCCTCTCTTCTGCGCACCCATATAGGGGCCGATATTCATCAACTCTGCCGTGATGAGGGGTCAGGGGCCGGGGTGCGAACCATCTCCGGCTCTGTCCTTGCGGGCCGACAGGTAACAGATGAAGAACACTTTTTAGGCCGTTACCACAATCAAATATGTATGCTCGAGGAGAGTGCGGACAGATCACCTTTTAATTGGGCAATGCCGGGTAGAGATAAATTTTCCGCTCGGCCCATTTTCGCCTCCCTCTTCTCTAAGGGCAAGACGTTTTCAATGAAGACAGCACTCTATGGAGGTTTTCGGGCAATTTATCCTCTGGGCAGCCATGAGCAGGTCATGCCTCTTGATATCCTGGCGACCCCATTTTTGCAGGCCATATCAAATCATAATACCAGTAAGGCAAAGGATCTCGGTTGTCTGGAACTGATAGAAGAAGATCTAGCGCTCTGTAGCTTTGTTTGCCCGGGAAAAAACGAATTTGCTAGTGTTCTTCGTGGCGTATTGGCTAGCATAGAACAGGGCGATTAAGGACTTAGGATAAATCATATAACTGAGATAGAGGAAGAGATGAGCGTCTTAAATACCTTGTTAAGAAAGATCGAGCACCTTTTTACGGAAGGGGGCAAAGGCCGTTGGTATCCACTCTATGATGCCTTCGATACCTTCCTCTTTGGTAGCAATCTTACGACAAAAACTGCTCCTCACGTGCGAGATGCCATAGATTTTAAAAGGATAATGACGATTGTCATTATTGCCCTCATTCCCTGTACCCTGATGGGTATTTGGAACACAGGTTATCAGGCAAATATTATTATCCATCTACAGCCGGGTGCCGAGTTAGGTGGTTGGCGAAGCCAAATCATGGCTCAGGTCGGTATTGATCCCCGCAGTTTTTTTTCAAACTTTATCCATGGCGCCCTCTATTTCCTGCCCATTTATCTTGTTACCCTTATTGTAGGCTCCTTTTGGGAGGGGCTCTTTAATTTGATTCGCGGTCATGAATTTTCCGAGGCATTTTTGGTCACCAGTCTCCTCTTTGCCCTTATTCTTCCTCCAAATATTCCACTCTGGCAGGTGGCCGTTGGCATTAGCTTTGGGGTGGTTTTTGTTAAGGAGGCCTTTGGAGGAGTGGGACGCAATTTTATGAATCCCGCCCTGGCAGCCCGGGCATTTCTCTTTTTTGCCTACCCAGGGCAGATCACCAGTGACAAGGTCTGGACAGCCGTTGACAGTGTCAGTAGCGCTACTCCTCTTTCTCAAATTGCCTCCAGCACTGGAGATTTCTCATCCCTTGCCATCAGTTGGCAGGACGCCTTTTATGGCATGATCCCCGGCTGTATTGGCGAAACATCTGCCTTGGCCTGTCTCATTGGTGCTGCCATTCTTCTGCTGACCCGGATAGCCTCCTGGCGAATTATGCTCTCCATGACCCTTGGCGCTCTTATTTGCTCCAGCTTTTTTTGGTTCTTCTTGAGTGGCGACAGGCCAATTTATGGTATCCCACCATACTATCATCTGGTATTTGGCGGTTTTGCCTTTGGTCTGGTTTTTATGGCAACGGATCCTGTGTCGGCTGCCCATACGCAGGTGGGGCAGTGGCTCTACGGTCTCTTTGTCGGCTTTTTGGTCATCCTTATTCGGGTCCAGAATCCCGCATATCCGGAAGGGGTCATGTTTGCCATTCTTCTCGGTAATGTCTTTGCCCCACTCTTTGATTACTTTGTCATAGAGGCCAACATAAAGAGGAGGAAGCTACGCCATGTTTGATATTCGAGTGGCAAAACCCTTTTATTCAGCCTTGATTCTTGCCTTTGTCTGTTCGGCCCTGGTGGCTGCGGCAGCCGTTGGCCTGCGTCCCCTGCAGGAGGAGAATAAAAAAAATGATCAGCAAAAAAACGTTCTCTATGCAGCCGGCATATACGATAAAACCAAGTCCGTTGACCAAATGTTTACGGCAGTCACTCCCCGTCTTGTCGACTTGAAAACAGGGGCCTATATTGCCAGCGATGTTATGACCCCGGAGGAGTACAATCAGGATGAGGCCAGAAGCAATGAGAGGACAAGCAGGCTCCTGCCTTCTGATGAGGATATTGCCAGATTGAATAGACAGGAAAACATTTCCCTGGTTTATCTGGTGAAAAAAGAGGGGGTACTCAGTCAGATCATCCTGCCCGTACGGGGTAAGGGGCTGTGGTCAACCATGTTTGCCTATGTGGCAATCAGTTCTGATCTTAATACCATTACCGGGGTCTCATTTTACCAGCACGGGGAGACTCCCGGCCTTGGTGGTGAGATAACCAATCCACGTTGGTTGGCAAAATGGCAGGGGAAAAAAATCTATGACCAAGAGGGGGCTACGGTCTTTCGCATTGCCAAGGGCAGGGCTCAGGGTAAAAATATTGCCTATCGGGTAGACGGACTTTCCGGGGCGACATTTACTGCCCGGGGTGTCAGTGATCTTATGCTCTTTTGGTTTGGCAATGATGGCTTCAAACCCTATTTGAGCCGATTGGAGAGGGAGAAATATAATGGCTGATACTAATAGAGAACTGCTACTACGCTCCATTTTTAAGCGTAATCCTATCGCCCTTCTGGTTCTGGGGGTCTGTTCGGCCCTTGCCGTCACCGGGCAGATGACGACGGCTCTTGTCATGGCTGTTTGTGTTACTCTGGTGGTGGCTTTTTCCAGTCTTATCATAAGTCTGGTCCGTTTTCAAATTCCCAATAGCGTCCGTATTGGCATCCAGATAACCGTTATCGCCACCCTGGTTATTCTGGTGGATCAGTTTCTTAAGGCATTTTACTATGATCTCTCCAAACAGCTCTCCATCTATGTGGGTCTGATTATTACCAACTGTATTGTTATGGGCCGGGCCGAGGGCTATGCCATGCATAATCCCCCTATAGCAAGTTTTGTCGATGGTATTGGTAATGGGCTTGGTTATGGATTTATTCTCATGTCCGTGGCATTTTTTCGTGAGCTCCTTGGCTCGGGTAGCCTCTTCGGGATCACTGTCTTACCACTCACCACCGACGGTGGCTGGTATCAGAGAAATGGTTTATTGGTGCTACCGGCCAGTGCCTTTTTTCTTATTGCCCTGCTGATCTGGTTGTTTAGAACCATTGATCCCAGCCAACAGGAGAAAGAGTAATGGCCCACTATCTTGATATTATCGTCCGCGCTATATTCATAGAGAACCTGCCTCTTAGTTTTTTTCTGGGTATGTGTACCTTTCTTGCCATCTCTAAGCAGGTGAAGACAGCCATGGGGCTGGGCTTTGCCGTCTTGGTTCTGCAGATTATAACCGTGCCCATTAACAATCTCCTGCTTACCCATGTTCTCAAGCCGGGGGCCCTGGCATGGCTTGGTCAGCCCGATCTTGACCTGCGCTTTCTTGGTTTGCTCACCTATATCTCTATTATTGCCGCCGTGGTGCAGGTACTGGAAATGGTCCTGGACCGTTTTATCCCCGCCCTTTACAACAGTCTTGGTATTTTTCTGCCCTTGCTCACCGTCAACTGTGCAATTTTGGGAGCAAGCCTCTTTATGGTGGAGAGAAACTATACTTTTGCCGAGAGTGCGGCCTATGGTGTCGGGGCCGGGGGAGGTTTTTTTCTGGCCGTGGTCTGTCTTGCCGGCATTCGGGAACGTCTTGAATATGCCAATCCTCCTGCTGGTCTGAAGGGGCTGGGCTTGACCTTTATTACTACAGGGCTCATTGCCATCGCCTTTATGGGCTTTGCCGGTATGGAAATATAATAGCTGAAAGGTGTCTGCTTATGAATGAAGTCTATTTTGCCATCCTCTGCTTCGTTGCCATTCAATTCATCCTGGTCGCACTCATTGTCCTGGCTAAAAAAACACTTTTGCCAAGTGGTGAGGTGCAAATAACCATTAACGAGACTAAGGAGTGTCGCGTTCCGGCTGGCGGTAAGCTCCTGACCAGCCTTGCCGACAATGGTATTATCCTCTCCTCGGCCTGTGGTGGGGCAGGAAGCTGTGGCCAGTGCCGGTGCATTGTAACCGAGGGCGGAGGTAGTATTTTTCTTACCGAGCGTTCGCTGATCAATAACCGAGATGCCAATCGGGGTATGCGTCTCTCCTGTCAGGTGCCTGTTAAGAGGTCCATGCGGATCCTTGTCCCGCCTGAAATGCTTGAGGCGAAAAAGTGGCGCTGTAGGGTGGCATCGAACAGAAATGTGGCCACCTTTATTAAAGAAATGGTCCTTCAGCTTCCAGAGGGTGAGAGTGTTGACTTTAAGGCCGGTGGCTATATTCAGATTGAAATTCCTGCCCATAGCCTTGCCTATAAAGATTTTGATATTGATGAGCGTTTTCTGTCGGATTGGACAAAGTTTAAGATGTTTCAGTATAAGTCTCTGGTCGCAACTCCTGTCACCCGGGCCTATTCCATGGCCAACTATCCTGGGGAAAAGGGGATCATCAAGCTCAACGTCCGAATTGCCACGCCCCCTCCCGGTGAGGTGGCCGCGCCTCCGGGTAAGTCATCCTCATATATATTTAATCTTCAGGAGGGGGATGAGGTAACCATCAGTGGCCCCTTTGGCGATTTTTTTATGGACGATAGTGATTCTGAGGTGCTTCTCATCGGTGGAGGTGCAGGAATGGCTCCACTGCGCAGCCATGTCTTTGATCTCTTTCAGGGCAAGCATACTGGGCGTAAGGTCTCTTTTTGGTATGGTGGTCGGAGTCTGCAGGAGGTGTTTTATCAGACAGAGTTGAACGCCCTTGCCAATGAATATGATAATTTCACATATCATTTGGGGCTTTCTGATCCGCAAGAGGAGGACAACTGGACTGGGGAGGTCGGGTATATCCATCTCATCTTATATGAGAATTATCTCAAGGATCATCCTGCCCCTGAGGATATCAACTACTATCTCTGTGGTCCGCCAGTAATGAACAGGTCAGTACAGGAGATGCTTGATAATCTGGGTGTTGAGCGGACAAATATTCACTTTGATGATTTTGGAGGGTAGATGATGGGGACATTTTTGCTTTTACTGCTCATTACATTTTGTCTCTTTCTCCTAGCGGCGGGCTTAGTTAATTTTTCTAAGCGCCGCCAGGAAAAGAGCAAGCTCAGCTGTCTCTGTGGTGGGGCGGGGGGCAATCATTGTTCAGACCGGAAAAAGTCGTGCAAGGAGCTTTAGGTGGAGCTACCCGCCCTTTTCTTGCCCTGCTGGAAATGACGATGCTTGGCCAATATTTCCGTTAAGTGTACTACCTTAATCGTTGAACCCGCCGAGGCAACGGCACTGCGCCACTGCATCAGGCAGCCGGAGCAGGTGGTGGTGATGATATCAGGGTTAAGGGCCAGGACCTTATCTCTCAGATCGTCACGGATAGCAGTGGATATTTTCATCGCCGCAAGGGAAAACAGGCCTCCCATGCCACAGCACTGGGGGCCATCTGCCAGTTCCACCAGCTCTATTCCGCTACATTCTTTGAGTAGCTTACGAGGTTCATCGACGATATTCAGCTCGTTGCGGAAATGACAGGGGTCGTGGTAAAATACCCGTAGATTCTTTTGTTCGTTTACTGCCTTCTCTTCGCTCTTTTTCTCGTCCTTTTTCAAGGTCTGCAAAAATTCAGTCAGCTCGACACAGCGTCCGCTGATCCGTTTGGCCCGTTCCTGCCATGCCTTCTCATCTGCGAAAACATTTTCCAGGGAGTGCAGTTGGAAGAAGCAGGAGGCGCAGCTGACCAGAATCGGTCCCTCTGTTTTTTCTAAGGCGATAATGTTTTTTTCTGCAAGCCTTCTTGCCCCGGCCAGATCTCCAGCAGAAAAGGCACTGAGCCCACAGCAGGAAAGTCCTGTCGGCACCTGAAGACTGTAGCCTAGGGTGGCAAAGAAACGACGGTGTTTCTCCAGCAGGGCAGGGGTGATATAGCTGGTAGCACAACCGGGAAAGTAAAGCAGTGGCTGGAGATCAGGGTCTGTAGGCAACGGGCAGGGGGCTGTCGCCTCCGACTCTTTACTGTCTGTCAGATGATCTTCACTTAACATGGCCAGACGCAGGCGTAGGCCACTCTCGGCAGGTAGTCCTTTGGCTAGTAATCTGTCAAGGTGCAGAGCAATCTTGCGTAGGTGGACAAGCATTTGAGGGCGTTCAAGCGCTTTGCCTGCCAAGTATTTTTTGTAGCCACCCGGTATTACAGTGATTTCACTACGTACCTGCCGGACATGGGCAAGGGTGTCGATTCCCCGAGGGCATACCTGCGAGCAAGCACCACAGAGCAGGCATTTGGAGAATATATCTTTAACGTCGGCGCCCGAGGCATCTTCCCCTATTTTTTGCAGGTGTTGTCGGCCGCGGGAAGAGTAAAATTCTTTGCCACCACTTGCCCTGTAAACAGGGCAGACCACTGTGCAGGCACCACAGCGGGCGCACTCTTTTTCCGGCCCTTTTTTTGTCTGCCCTTTTTTCATTATTTTCCCCAGAGTAGGAAGGCCTTGATAAAGCCATCGAGACCGCCGTCAAGTACAGCATCGACATTACCTGCCTCAAAATCTGTACGATGATCCTTAATTAGACGATATGGTTGCAGTACATAGGAACGAATCTGGCTTCCCCAGGAGATGCCCTTCTTCTCGCCGTGCAGTCCTTCCTGCTGATCTGCTTTTTTTTGCTTTTCGAGCTGATATATCTGGGCAATAAGCATCTTCATTGCCATCTCTTTATTGCGATGTTGAGACCTTTCATTTTGGCACTGGACAACAACGCCGGTCGGCAGATGGGTTAAACGAATTGCCGAGTCGGTCTTATTTACATGCTGACCACCTGCGCCACTGGCACGATAGGTATCTACCCGCAGATCTTTTTCGTCGATATCAACATCAACCGTATTATCGAGTTCTGGCATGACCATCACCGAGGCAAAGGAGGTGTGGCGTCTGCCACTGGTGTCAAAGGGAGAGATCCGTACCAGGCGATGGATGCCAAGCTCTGAACGCAGATAACCATAGGCCCATTGCCCCTTGATCAGAATGGTAATACTCTTGGTACCTGCCTCATCACCGGGGAGTAAATCAAGGATCTCGGTCTTAAATTTATGGCGTTCCGCCCAGCGCAGATACATACGTAGGAGAATATCAGTCCAATCCTGGGCCTCGGTTCCACCGGCACCTGCGTGGATAGAAATAATGGCGTTGCAGCTGTCATGTTCACCGATGAACATGCACTCCAGCTCGATGGCGGCCAGGGCGTTGGCAAAGCTCCCTAGCTTCAGCGCAATTTCCTGCTCAATTTCCTGGTCACCCTCTTCGGCGGCCATCTCAAGAAGCATTTCACTCTCTTCGAGGTCGTCCCACTTATTCTGCCAGCCTTTAACTTTATCCTGAATCTGGCCATGCTCTTTTTGTATCTTTTGGGCAGTGGCAGCATCATTCCAAAAATTGGGGGCAAGGGTCTGACGTTCCAGCTCTTCTAGTTTTTCTATAAGATGAGCTAAGTCAAAGATGCTCCTTCAAGGCCTGCAGTCTGGCCCTCAGTTCAGTGATTTTTTGTTTAGAGACCGCTGCTCCATCATCAATAGCCATATCCTTCCACCTCTTTATAATTCTAACAACTTGATCATAATCGTTTGAGCTGGCAACTTTTCCTTCTGTAGAGGAGAAGATAGCCGCCCACTATCAATAAACATAATGGCGCAAAAAGATAGCCCCAACAAACAAAAAACGTTCGTTTTTCCAGGAGAGGGATCTCTTCCACCCCCACCCAGGAACTAAAGAGTGGTGAGACCTGTACCAGCGTTCCCAAGGGGCTGATGAATGCCGAAAATCCCGTATTTGCAGAGCGGACTATACTGCGTCTTGTCTCAACTGCCCGCATAGCTGTCATTGCCAAACTATGATATGGGGCACTCGATCTACCATACCAGGCATCATTGGTCAAATTCACCAGAACATTAGCACCGGAGTCAACCCATTTTCTGGAGATGTCGGCAAAGACAGACTCAAAACAGATAAGCACCCCGGAACGGGCATTCTGCCAATCCAGGGTCTTCTCTACTCGACCCGGAGTGAAATCTCCCACGGAGACCACAAGCGGTTCCAGAAATGGCAGGTATTTTCGAAAAGGGACATACTCTCCAAAGGGAACCAGGTGACTCTTGTAGTAGGATCCTGAGAATCCTTTCCGGGAGAGTAGTTGTGCACTGTTATAATAGTCTATATCGCGTGCTTTTTGATCGACAATCCGGAACCAGGGGGCGCCAGTAAGGAGAGCATAGTCATAGCGACTAACGGAATCCTGCAGGGACTGGGTGTAGATAGACTTTTCCGGGTAGAAGGGGAGAGCGGTCTCTGGCCAGACAACCATCTCCGGTCTGTTTTGCCTGAAGAGCCCCTCGGTCAGGCCCAGATATTTTTCCACAGTCTGGCCTGTCTGATTGACAGACCACTTGAGGTTCTGTTCAATATTGCCCTGGACAATGGCCACCGTTATGGTCTTGGCCTCAGCCATTTCCAAGCTTATCTGTTTTTGCCGTAGCTGTGAATAGGCAGTTAGGGCAAGGATAATAAGCCACGGGGTAAGGAGGCTTATTGGTCTTCTTTTAATTCTCCCACCTCTTAGGAAAAACGAGATAAGCTGGTAAAAAGAGACGTTCAGCATGATAATGACAAAGGTCAGGCCATGGTGGCCAAAGAGATCGGCAAATTGGAGCAGGGAGGGGGTAAGGGCAAGCCCGTAGCCCAGATCCATCCAGGGAAAACCGGTGAAGAGATATGCTCGTAGCCAATCAATTCCCACCCAGAGTGCGGGCAGGAGCCAGAGCCCGGCTCTGCCTGTCAGGAAGGTCCGGCCCACCAGGACAAAGGTAAGCAGGTATATGCTCATATAGAGGGCAAGCATGGCCAGGGCTGGCAGGGCAAGATAAAGGGGCAGCCCGCCGTACTGTTTGAGAACGATGACAATCCAGTAGAGCTGCCACATATAGTGAACAGATCCTGCCAGAAGGGCGCAGGCACCTGCCTGTTTAGCTCCTGTTCCTTGTAGGGCAAAAAACAGAGGTATCAGGGCAAGAGGAAGCAGGGGCCAGAAGCCACCACTGCCTGGCATTGCCAGGGAGAGGGAGATGCCTGTAAGTAGGGAGAGGAGGTAGGGCAGGGATCGTCGACAGATATTCATTATTAGCTCTTGGCTCTCATATCGGTGATATGTACCTGAAGTATATGACGGTTTGTGGCATTTGTTATTTCAAAACGCAGTCCCGAGGACTCAACGATATCGCCCACAGCACCCAGGCGACCGAGGAGGTGGATAAGGAGGCCTCCCAGGGATTCATGCAGACCCTCGGGAAGCGTTACCCCAAAGTGCCTTTCTATTTTTTCTATGTCAATGCGGGCATGGGCGAGGAGCATTCCGTCACCAATCTCTTCAAGCTTATCCTGCTCATCGTCATATTCGTCGTCGATTTCACCGACGATTTCTTCTAAAATATCTTCCATGGTGATCAGTCCGCGGATGGCACCAAATTCATCGGTCACCATTGCCATATGTGCCTTTCGTTTTTGGAAATCACGGAGCAGGTCGACAATGGGTTTTGCTTCGGGGATGAAGTAGATTGGGAGCAAAAAATCCTCAAGAGAGACAACCTGGGAAGAGTTGTTCATGGCAAGTTTGAGTAAATCTTTGACATGGATAATACCGATGACCCTATCCGGGTTTTCCCGGTAGATGGGGATTCGGGTAAAACCTTGCTTAACAACACCGTCCACAATTTCTTCAACAGAGCTGGAAATTTCAAAGGAGATAACTTCAGCAACAGGGGTCATAATCTCTGCGGCCTGGGTATCCCGGAAATCAAAAATGGAGTTGATCATCCTCTCTTCAAGGCTTGAGATAAGACCCTGTTCTTCGCCTTCCTCAAGTAACTCCTGGATCTCTAGTTCAAGGTCTTCCTTTGTTCCCGGTTTACCGAAGGAAAATAAGGAGGATAATTTCTTGAGGAGGCTTTTCTGTTCACCCTCATCAGGAGGGTCTGCTTTTGTTTCTGCGTTCACAGGCTATTAAATTGGTAGAATTAATCTTTAGGAGGTAAGATACTTGTTACCATTCTGGGGAATAACTATCTCCGATACTCTACAGGATAGTCTATAATAATGTACAAAGAATGATCATTAAAGAAAGGAAAATCAATAAGCTCTTTTTTTTATCTAAGCAGGTGCCAATAAAACATAAATAGCAGATGCTACCGCTATTTAGGAAAATTTAGAGCCAAAGGCTTTAAAAAAAATCTTTGCCAAAAGAGCCAAGCAAGATTATATTACTGTTGTTTATGCTCGGCCTTCTCTTTGAATTTAGATTATTTTAGCTGCTCAGCATAAGAGAAAAAAGCTCTATAAATAAAGGCAGGATGTAAGGAACACACTTGCTTGATTACACCCATAACTGCCAATAATCACAACAAACGAGGAACAATTTGGAAGG from the Desulfotalea psychrophila LSv54 genome contains:
- a CDS encoding TSUP family transporter, whose product is MEGIDLSFQIFIFLFIVGAVAGLVDSIAGGGGLIALPALLFVGLPPQLALGTNKLQGCFGTFSASYNFVRTGHVSLRGASSGIIFTLLGAGLGAWLVQQLSAGFTQYLIPVMLCIVFLYIMLSPRLGFEERGAKMSIFAFSLVFGMSLGFYDGFFGPGTGSFWTMACMTMMGMNMTRASGYTKIMNFTQ
- a CDS encoding response regulator transcription factor, producing the protein MKVLVAEDELVTRLMVQVSLENWGYDVLEAKDGKEAMELFGRGEAPRIAIIDWEMPEVDGLEVCKRLREQESENPPYIILLTAHGSKNDILLGFDAGADDYITKPFNSDELRARVRVADRLVRSQDMLASTVTELKNAINQLDTLQDSLTVCEKCHKIEDIDEGTWHDYLELIEKNGEDRFIKTICPECEGKK
- a CDS encoding Na(+)-translocating NADH-quinone reductase subunit A, with protein sequence MKTFCIKKGLNIPIKGVAGPQIRQGKVVDKIALIADDYVGLRPTMKVEVGDKVICGQLLFTDKQTPGIRFTAPAAGTISAINRGGKRKFLSLVIDLAKDLACTFLHPEDVYTSESIGDILIQSGLWTCFRTRPYGKIPGIETSPHSLFITASDSAPLAPLPQSIIAEYSDEYSEGLRQLRAYFSCPIYYCTNQEALLPAEELEGLDYNCFLGPHPAGLASTHIHFLDSASEDKTVWNISYQDVISIGYLFRTGRLMTERIIAITGPSARQPSLLRTHIGADIHQLCRDEGSGAGVRTISGSVLAGRQVTDEEHFLGRYHNQICMLEESADRSPFNWAMPGRDKFSARPIFASLFSKGKTFSMKTALYGGFRAIYPLGSHEQVMPLDILATPFLQAISNHNTSKAKDLGCLELIEEDLALCSFVCPGKNEFASVLRGVLASIEQGD
- a CDS encoding NADH:ubiquinone reductase (Na(+)-transporting) subunit B — translated: MSVLNTLLRKIEHLFTEGGKGRWYPLYDAFDTFLFGSNLTTKTAPHVRDAIDFKRIMTIVIIALIPCTLMGIWNTGYQANIIIHLQPGAELGGWRSQIMAQVGIDPRSFFSNFIHGALYFLPIYLVTLIVGSFWEGLFNLIRGHEFSEAFLVTSLLFALILPPNIPLWQVAVGISFGVVFVKEAFGGVGRNFMNPALAARAFLFFAYPGQITSDKVWTAVDSVSSATPLSQIASSTGDFSSLAISWQDAFYGMIPGCIGETSALACLIGAAILLLTRIASWRIMLSMTLGALICSSFFWFFLSGDRPIYGIPPYYHLVFGGFAFGLVFMATDPVSAAHTQVGQWLYGLFVGFLVILIRVQNPAYPEGVMFAILLGNVFAPLFDYFVIEANIKRRKLRHV
- a CDS encoding Na(+)-translocating NADH-quinone reductase subunit C — translated: MFDIRVAKPFYSALILAFVCSALVAAAAVGLRPLQEENKKNDQQKNVLYAAGIYDKTKSVDQMFTAVTPRLVDLKTGAYIASDVMTPEEYNQDEARSNERTSRLLPSDEDIARLNRQENISLVYLVKKEGVLSQIILPVRGKGLWSTMFAYVAISSDLNTITGVSFYQHGETPGLGGEITNPRWLAKWQGKKIYDQEGATVFRIAKGRAQGKNIAYRVDGLSGATFTARGVSDLMLFWFGNDGFKPYLSRLEREKYNG
- a CDS encoding NADH:ubiquinone reductase (Na(+)-transporting) subunit D produces the protein MADTNRELLLRSIFKRNPIALLVLGVCSALAVTGQMTTALVMAVCVTLVVAFSSLIISLVRFQIPNSVRIGIQITVIATLVILVDQFLKAFYYDLSKQLSIYVGLIITNCIVMGRAEGYAMHNPPIASFVDGIGNGLGYGFILMSVAFFRELLGSGSLFGITVLPLTTDGGWYQRNGLLVLPASAFFLIALLIWLFRTIDPSQQEKE
- the nqrE gene encoding NADH:ubiquinone reductase (Na(+)-transporting) subunit E — encoded protein: MAHYLDIIVRAIFIENLPLSFFLGMCTFLAISKQVKTAMGLGFAVLVLQIITVPINNLLLTHVLKPGALAWLGQPDLDLRFLGLLTYISIIAAVVQVLEMVLDRFIPALYNSLGIFLPLLTVNCAILGASLFMVERNYTFAESAAYGVGAGGGFFLAVVCLAGIRERLEYANPPAGLKGLGLTFITTGLIAIAFMGFAGMEI
- the nqrF gene encoding NADH:ubiquinone reductase (Na(+)-transporting) subunit F produces the protein MNEVYFAILCFVAIQFILVALIVLAKKTLLPSGEVQITINETKECRVPAGGKLLTSLADNGIILSSACGGAGSCGQCRCIVTEGGGSIFLTERSLINNRDANRGMRLSCQVPVKRSMRILVPPEMLEAKKWRCRVASNRNVATFIKEMVLQLPEGESVDFKAGGYIQIEIPAHSLAYKDFDIDERFLSDWTKFKMFQYKSLVATPVTRAYSMANYPGEKGIIKLNVRIATPPPGEVAAPPGKSSSYIFNLQEGDEVTISGPFGDFFMDDSDSEVLLIGGGAGMAPLRSHVFDLFQGKHTGRKVSFWYGGRSLQEVFYQTELNALANEYDNFTYHLGLSDPQEEDNWTGEVGYIHLILYENYLKDHPAPEDINYYLCGPPVMNRSVQEMLDNLGVERTNIHFDDFGG